In Priestia megaterium NBRC 15308 = ATCC 14581, the following proteins share a genomic window:
- a CDS encoding LysE family translocator → MDHLAAYMLMALVMSMIPGADTILIMKNTLHHGAKAGRFTILGMATGLTFWTLIAVLGLSVAIAQSVYLFNTIKYIGAAYLFYVGIRIFLTKNTLSLEAISEETKTVKSSSNRCYRESYMQGALSNFLNPKTVLVYITFMPQFINLDAHTNQQLLILGFILTLIAVGWFLILVYVIDYMKKWLKKPVFQKAFQRCSGVLLIGFGIKTIV, encoded by the coding sequence GTGGATCATTTAGCTGCTTATATGCTGATGGCATTGGTCATGTCCATGATACCTGGTGCTGATACAATTCTTATCATGAAAAATACGCTTCATCACGGAGCAAAAGCAGGACGTTTTACCATACTCGGCATGGCTACAGGCCTCACGTTTTGGACGTTAATTGCTGTGCTTGGCTTGTCTGTTGCTATTGCGCAGTCGGTGTATCTGTTTAACACGATTAAATACATAGGGGCAGCGTACTTATTTTACGTAGGTATCAGAATATTTCTGACCAAAAATACGCTCTCATTAGAGGCCATTTCAGAAGAAACAAAAACTGTAAAGTCTTCATCTAATCGCTGCTATAGAGAATCATATATGCAAGGGGCTCTTAGTAATTTTCTTAATCCTAAAACGGTATTAGTTTATATTACGTTTATGCCCCAGTTTATTAACTTGGATGCACACACAAATCAACAGCTGCTGATACTCGGTTTTATTCTGACGCTTATAGCAGTAGGATGGTTTTTAATCTTGGTGTATGTAATAGATTACATGAAAAAATGGCTTAAAAAACCGGTGTTTCAAAAAGCCTTTCAACGATGCAGCGGAGTGCTGCTGATTGGTTTTGGGATAAAAACAATAGTGTAA
- a CDS encoding response regulator — protein MQPFRILIVDDHAHAREGIRDILEEYEDFIIVGEGTNGQEAIELTEKLMPDIVLMDIGMPVMDGLEATKQIKLQFPYVKIVVITVSDDITDLFDALKKGAQGYLLKNLQSEVWYDYLRAFALDEVPMSKEIAFQILKEFPQETSIKKTDTPLSARELEVLQLVAKGLSNRDISAQLFISEHTVKSHLKNILSKLHLENRVQLTSYAFQNGLMN, from the coding sequence ATGCAGCCGTTTCGTATTTTGATTGTAGATGATCATGCTCATGCGAGAGAAGGCATTCGCGATATTTTAGAAGAATATGAAGATTTTATTATTGTTGGCGAAGGAACCAACGGGCAAGAAGCCATTGAACTGACTGAAAAGTTAATGCCTGATATCGTCCTAATGGACATTGGAATGCCTGTGATGGACGGGTTAGAAGCGACAAAACAAATTAAGCTTCAGTTTCCGTACGTTAAAATTGTGGTTATCACGGTTTCAGACGATATTACGGATTTATTTGATGCGCTGAAAAAAGGCGCACAGGGCTATTTGCTTAAAAACCTGCAGTCTGAAGTGTGGTACGACTATTTGCGTGCGTTCGCTTTAGATGAAGTTCCTATGTCAAAAGAAATTGCGTTTCAAATTTTAAAAGAGTTTCCGCAAGAAACATCGATAAAAAAAACCGACACTCCCCTTTCTGCACGAGAGCTTGAAGTACTTCAATTAGTGGCTAAAGGACTGTCGAACCGCGATATCTCCGCGCAGTTATTTATTTCTGAACACACGGTAAAAAGCCATTTGAAAAATATTTTAAGCAAGCTTCATTTAGAAAACCGCGTGCAGCTGACAAGCTATGCGTTTCAAAACGGCTTAATGAACTAA
- a CDS encoding glycerophosphodiester phosphodiesterase family protein, which translates to MTFLRALFKRKSVWFILIGIAVFVYINNSSLLTKRSGQPLLLAHRGVAQTFNIKGLQNETCTAERIYKPEHSFLENTIPSMKQAFKDGADIVELDVHITKDNQFAVFHDWTLDCRTNGTGVTRDYTMAELKKLDIGYGYTADGGKTHPFRGKGVNLMPSLDEVMKYFPHQSFLIHVKSNDPEEGKKLAKYLSQLSRERLKTITVYGGDEPIDSLKKAMPHLKVMSKATMKSCLIPYIATGWTGYVPKACENTELHIPEKIGPFLWGWPNRFLNRMDRINTRTVIVGGNGSEFSTGFDSAKDIKRLPDNYSGGIWTNRIDRLGPYYKKK; encoded by the coding sequence ATGACTTTTTTAAGAGCGCTTTTCAAACGAAAATCTGTATGGTTTATTTTGATAGGAATCGCTGTTTTTGTCTACATAAACAATAGCTCTTTGTTGACAAAAAGAAGCGGACAGCCTCTCCTTCTTGCTCATAGAGGCGTAGCTCAAACGTTTAATATAAAAGGCCTTCAAAACGAAACGTGTACAGCGGAACGCATCTACAAACCTGAGCATTCTTTTTTAGAAAATACGATTCCTTCTATGAAACAAGCCTTTAAAGACGGAGCTGACATTGTCGAGCTAGACGTTCATATTACAAAAGACAATCAGTTTGCTGTGTTCCATGACTGGACTCTTGATTGCCGGACAAACGGAACAGGCGTAACACGGGATTACACGATGGCCGAATTAAAAAAGCTTGATATTGGGTACGGCTACACGGCAGATGGAGGAAAAACGCATCCTTTTCGCGGCAAAGGAGTCAACCTTATGCCTTCTCTAGACGAAGTGATGAAATACTTTCCGCACCAATCCTTTCTTATTCACGTGAAAAGCAATGATCCTGAAGAAGGAAAAAAACTAGCAAAGTATTTGTCACAACTCTCTAGAGAACGCTTAAAAACCATTACTGTGTACGGAGGAGACGAACCAATTGATTCGTTAAAAAAAGCGATGCCCCATCTAAAAGTTATGTCAAAAGCAACGATGAAATCTTGTCTTATTCCGTATATAGCAACAGGGTGGACCGGATACGTGCCTAAAGCATGTGAAAACACTGAACTACATATACCTGAAAAAATCGGACCTTTTCTGTGGGGATGGCCAAACCGCTTTTTAAACCGAATGGATCGTATCAATACCCGAACTGTTATTGTAGGCGGAAACGGAAGCGAATTTTCCACTGGATTTGATTCTGCCAAAGACATAAAACGCCTTCCGGATAACTATTCAGGTGGAATTTGGACAAATCGTATTGACCGTCTAGGCCCTTATTATAAAAAGAAATAA
- a CDS encoding PepSY domain-containing protein: MMQEKREESASTTKKSTARSQGLYKAIWRWHFYAGLVFTPFLLILAVTGGMYLFKPQIEERLYHDLYHVQAQSQSTSPSAQVQAVKEKYPGADVLTYKPSERSTRSSEY; encoded by the coding sequence ATGATGCAGGAAAAGCGCGAAGAATCAGCGAGTACAACTAAAAAAAGCACGGCGCGTTCTCAAGGTCTATACAAAGCCATATGGCGCTGGCATTTTTATGCAGGTTTAGTGTTTACTCCGTTTCTTCTTATATTAGCTGTTACTGGCGGGATGTATTTATTCAAGCCTCAAATTGAAGAAAGACTGTACCACGACTTGTATCATGTTCAAGCTCAATCACAGTCTACATCCCCTTCAGCGCAAGTGCAGGCTGTAAAGGAAAAGTATCCAGGCGCTGACGTATTGACGTATAAGCCCAGTGAGCGCTCCACTCGTTCTTCAGAATATTAA
- a CDS encoding sensor histidine kinase, giving the protein MKYRQIKWLILLLPTLTIALWEYVRHAFLLPYISMDMGNVLSPLLVFFVTLVFVRYLFSILEKMQEELRQEKEKKAALIEREKLARELHDGIAQSLFLLSVKMNKFERKNKLEQDPDFIRMKQTLQHVHDDTRQAITNLKHSPSDSSESWTESIHQYVDDLTHTHLLDVNLDWRLSETTLSRKEKNELFACVKEAAMNVIKHAKTNKIWITATETAGGWICEITDFGTGFTSDSLKSGLGLQIMKDRAKDMNWDFSMERKQNQTIVSIKKGVM; this is encoded by the coding sequence GTGAAATATAGACAAATTAAATGGCTGATTTTGCTTCTTCCAACTCTGACCATCGCGCTTTGGGAGTATGTTCGTCATGCCTTTTTGCTCCCTTACATCTCAATGGATATGGGAAATGTGCTTTCTCCGCTCCTTGTCTTTTTTGTAACGCTTGTATTTGTCCGCTATTTATTTTCTATTTTAGAAAAAATGCAAGAGGAACTAAGACAGGAAAAAGAAAAGAAAGCAGCACTTATTGAACGTGAAAAATTAGCTCGTGAACTGCATGACGGCATTGCACAGTCGCTGTTTCTCCTATCTGTTAAAATGAACAAGTTCGAAAGAAAAAATAAATTAGAACAGGATCCTGACTTTATCCGAATGAAACAAACCCTGCAGCATGTTCATGACGATACGCGCCAAGCGATTACAAATTTAAAGCACTCTCCTTCAGACTCTTCAGAAAGCTGGACTGAAAGCATTCATCAATACGTCGATGATTTAACACATACTCATTTACTAGATGTAAATTTAGATTGGAGACTGTCAGAAACAACGCTGTCCAGAAAAGAAAAAAACGAGCTGTTTGCCTGTGTGAAAGAAGCGGCTATGAATGTAATCAAACATGCAAAAACGAATAAAATCTGGATTACAGCCACTGAAACGGCCGGGGGATGGATTTGTGAAATTACAGATTTTGGTACAGGTTTTACGTCCGACTCTCTCAAGTCCGGTCTTGGTTTGCAAATTATGAAAGATCGTGCGAAGGACATGAACTGGGACTTTTCCATGGAGCGAAAACAGAACCAAACCATTGTTAGCATTAAAAAGGGGGTTATGTAA
- a CDS encoding AraC family ligand binding domain-containing protein, producing the protein MVKEIRTAHVDADLHIEAYRFKGIMQKFPDHFHEYYVIGFIEEGQRHLICQGKEYIINPGDLLLFNPYDVHSCEQIDGKTLDYRCINVAPEVMKKAVFDINGSESLPRFNSSVVQRSDAVSSLKELHLQILNGEREFKKEELFLYLLEELMQDHSNLSFLSSAVDTSHEITTICSYLEDNYTNKITLDELSQLIGWSKYRLLRSFTKQKGISPYSYLETIRINQAKKLLEQGKKPIDVSFLTGFSDQSHLTRFFKSQVGLTPKQYMKIFESEKKTGC; encoded by the coding sequence ATGGTAAAAGAAATTCGCACGGCGCACGTTGACGCTGATTTACATATTGAAGCTTATCGTTTTAAAGGGATTATGCAAAAATTTCCTGATCATTTTCACGAGTATTATGTGATTGGATTTATTGAAGAAGGTCAGCGCCATTTAATTTGCCAAGGCAAAGAATACATCATTAATCCAGGAGATTTGCTGCTGTTTAATCCGTATGATGTCCATAGCTGTGAACAAATAGATGGCAAAACGCTTGATTATCGCTGTATTAATGTGGCGCCAGAAGTGATGAAAAAAGCTGTTTTTGACATTAACGGCAGTGAAAGTCTTCCGCGTTTTAACAGCAGCGTGGTGCAAAGAAGTGATGCTGTCTCTAGTTTAAAAGAGCTTCATTTGCAAATTTTAAATGGTGAACGTGAGTTTAAGAAAGAAGAGTTATTTTTATATTTGCTAGAAGAACTCATGCAGGATCATTCGAATCTTTCTTTTCTTTCGTCAGCCGTTGACACGTCCCATGAAATCACAACAATCTGCAGCTATTTGGAAGACAACTATACAAACAAGATTACGCTGGATGAGTTAAGTCAGCTAATTGGATGGAGCAAATACCGGCTGCTGCGCTCTTTTACAAAGCAAAAAGGAATTTCTCCATATAGCTACTTGGAAACAATTCGAATCAATCAGGCTAAAAAGCTGCTAGAGCAAGGGAAAAAACCGATTGACGTATCTTTTTTAACGGGATTCAGTGATCAAAGTCATTTGACTCGATTTTTTAAAAGTCAGGTTGGGCTAACACCAAAACAATACATGAAAATCTTTGAAAGTGAAAAGAAAACAGGATGCTAG